One genomic window of Pseudomonas sp. LFM046 includes the following:
- a CDS encoding efflux RND transporter periplasmic adaptor subunit: MSRSTWTLPALMGLTLLVGAAGGYWFATREHPPAPIAATGAGDPTDSRQPLYWYDPMYPQQHFDQPGKSPFMDMELVPKYADDAGADAAVRIAPDIQQNLGVRLATVTQGALEQALQVTGVLAFDARDVALVQARASGFVERAYARAPGDLIAAGAPLADVLVPEWAAAQEEFLGLRRAGDPALLAAARQRMQLAGMPTALIQRVERRGKAEPVLTLTSPINGVIRELEVRPGMALAAGQTLARINGIQRVWLEVAVPEAQAATLKVGQAVEARLPALPGEITRGVLAAILPEADPQSRTLRVRIELENPAGRLRPGMTAQVRLNQQSQGDALLVPSEAVIRTGKRALVMLADENGRFRPVEVQLGQESEGQTAVLAGLQAGQRVVASGQFLIDSEASLRGIEARTQATAPTPPALPALHEAEATLVEVSDQALTIAHGPFKTLGMPGMTMSFPLASPELAKGLKAGDRVRVKVRETDSGLLIEQVQKLEAAP; the protein is encoded by the coding sequence ATGAGCCGTTCTACCTGGACACTTCCGGCCCTGATGGGCCTGACACTGCTGGTGGGCGCAGCCGGAGGCTACTGGTTCGCCACCCGCGAGCACCCACCGGCCCCCATCGCCGCCACCGGTGCCGGCGACCCCACCGACAGCCGCCAGCCGCTCTACTGGTACGACCCGATGTACCCGCAGCAGCACTTCGACCAGCCCGGCAAGTCGCCTTTCATGGACATGGAGCTGGTCCCCAAATACGCCGACGACGCGGGGGCGGACGCCGCCGTTCGCATCGCACCGGATATCCAGCAGAACCTCGGCGTGCGGCTGGCCACGGTCACCCAGGGCGCCCTGGAGCAGGCCCTTCAGGTGACCGGCGTGCTGGCCTTCGACGCACGGGACGTGGCACTGGTCCAGGCCCGCGCCAGCGGTTTCGTCGAACGCGCCTATGCCCGCGCACCCGGCGACCTGATCGCGGCCGGTGCCCCGCTGGCCGACGTGCTGGTTCCCGAATGGGCAGCGGCCCAGGAGGAATTCCTCGGGCTGCGTCGCGCGGGTGACCCCGCGTTGCTGGCCGCGGCGCGCCAGCGCATGCAACTGGCCGGGATGCCGACAGCGCTGATCCAGCGGGTCGAACGTCGTGGCAAGGCCGAGCCGGTGCTGACCCTGACCAGCCCGATCAACGGCGTCATTCGCGAGCTCGAAGTGCGCCCTGGCATGGCGTTGGCTGCCGGCCAGACGCTGGCCCGGATCAACGGCATCCAGCGCGTCTGGCTGGAGGTGGCCGTCCCGGAAGCCCAGGCCGCAACCTTGAAGGTCGGCCAGGCTGTGGAAGCACGGCTGCCGGCCCTGCCCGGAGAGATCACGCGGGGCGTACTGGCCGCCATTCTTCCCGAGGCCGACCCGCAAAGCCGGACGCTGCGGGTTCGCATCGAGCTGGAGAATCCGGCGGGTCGCCTGCGGCCCGGCATGACGGCTCAGGTCCGGTTGAACCAGCAAAGTCAGGGCGACGCCCTGCTGGTGCCCAGCGAAGCCGTCATACGCACGGGCAAGCGCGCGCTGGTGATGCTGGCCGACGAGAACGGCCGTTTCCGCCCCGTGGAAGTCCAGCTCGGGCAAGAGAGCGAAGGCCAGACGGCCGTGCTCGCCGGCCTGCAAGCCGGGCAACGGGTGGTGGCATCCGGGCAATTCCTGATCGACTCCGAGGCCAGTCTGCGCGGCATCGAAGCCAGGACGCAGGCCACGGCACCAACGCCCCCGGCGTTGCCGGCCTTGCATGAGGCAGAGGCCACCCTCGTCGAAGTGAGCGACCAGGCGCTGACCATCGCCCATGGTCCGTTCAAGACCCTGGGCATGCCGGGCATGACCATGTCCTTCCCGCTGGCCAGCCCTGAGCTGGCCAAGGGGCTGAAGGCGGGAGACCGCGTCCGCGTGAAGGTGCGCGAGACCGATTCCGGCCTGCTGATCGAGCAGGTGCAGAAACTGGAGGCCGCGCCATGA
- a CDS encoding efflux RND transporter permease subunit, whose amino-acid sequence MIEKLIRWSVANRFLVLLATVFAVGWGVWSLRSTPIDALPDLSDVQVIIRTSYPGQAPQIVENQVTYPLATTMLSVPGAKTVRGFSFFGDSFVYVLFEDGTDLYWARSRVLEYLNQVQGRLPAAAKPALGPDATGVGWIFQYALIDRSGAHDLAQLRALQDWFLKFELKSLPNVAEVASVGGMVRQYQVQVDPIRLASLGITQGDVVDAIGKANQETGGSVLELGEAEFMVRASGYLKTLADFRAVPLKLTPGGTPVTLGDVATVQLGPEMRRGIAELDGEGESVGGVVILRSGKNARDTIAAVKAKLDALKGSLPEGVEIVTTYDRSQLIERAVRNLSHKLVEEFIVVALVCAAFLWHLRSSIVAIVSLPVGVLIAFAVMRHQGINANIMSLGGIAIAIGAMVDAAVVMIENAHRRVEAWYARHPGEQLRGEQHWRVMTEAAAEVGPALFFSLMIITLSFIPVFTLEAQEGRLFGPLAFTKTYAMAAAAGLSVTLVPVLMGYWIRGRLPSEQSNPLNRGLIRLYQPALDAVLRHPRTTLVVALLAFLTALWPVSRLGGEFLPPLDEGDLLYMPSALPGLSAQKASELLQQTDRLIKTVPEVASVFGKAGRAETATDPAPLEMFETTVRFKPRDQWRPGMTSEKLVEELDRTVKVPGLTNIWIPPIRNRIDMLATGIKSPIGVKVSGTSLADIDQVTQAIERVARAVPGVTSALAERLTGGRYIDLDIDRHAAARYGLNIADVQAIVASAIGGANVGETVEGLARYPINVRYPREWRDSIEALRQLPIYTATGGQITLGAVARVSIVDGPPMLKSENARPSGWVYIDVRGRDLASVVKDLRRAVDQSVKLSPGMSISYSGQFEFLERANARLKLVVPATLVIIFVLLYLTFGRFDEALLIMATLPFALTGGVWLLYLMGFNLSVATGVGFIALAGVAAEFGVIMLLYLKNAWAEREDAGQTTNQALAGAIREGAVQRVRPKAMTVAVIIAGLLPILWSGGTGSEVMSRIAVPMVGGMITAPLLSLFVIPAAYWLMRRRTLSQPIGQTRAGESA is encoded by the coding sequence ATGATCGAGAAACTGATCCGCTGGTCGGTGGCCAACCGCTTCCTGGTGTTGCTCGCCACCGTGTTCGCCGTGGGCTGGGGCGTCTGGTCGCTGCGCAGCACGCCGATCGACGCGCTGCCCGATCTGTCCGATGTCCAGGTCATCATCCGCACCAGCTACCCGGGCCAGGCCCCGCAGATCGTCGAAAACCAGGTCACCTACCCACTGGCCACCACCATGCTGTCGGTGCCGGGCGCCAAGACGGTCCGGGGGTTTTCGTTCTTCGGCGACAGCTTCGTCTATGTCCTGTTCGAGGATGGCACCGACCTGTACTGGGCGCGCTCGCGGGTCCTCGAATACCTCAACCAGGTGCAGGGCCGCCTGCCGGCCGCCGCCAAGCCGGCGCTCGGCCCGGACGCCACCGGCGTGGGCTGGATCTTCCAGTACGCCCTGATCGACCGCAGCGGCGCCCACGACCTCGCACAACTGCGGGCACTCCAGGACTGGTTCCTCAAGTTCGAACTGAAGAGCCTGCCCAATGTGGCCGAGGTGGCCTCCGTGGGCGGCATGGTGCGGCAGTACCAGGTGCAGGTGGACCCGATCCGCCTCGCCAGCCTGGGGATCACCCAGGGGGACGTCGTCGACGCCATCGGCAAGGCCAATCAGGAAACCGGGGGATCGGTGCTGGAACTGGGCGAGGCCGAGTTCATGGTCCGCGCCTCCGGCTACCTGAAGACCCTCGCCGACTTCCGCGCCGTGCCGCTGAAACTGACGCCGGGAGGCACGCCCGTCACCCTGGGCGATGTGGCGACCGTCCAGCTCGGCCCTGAAATGCGGCGCGGTATCGCCGAGCTCGATGGCGAAGGCGAATCCGTCGGCGGCGTAGTGATCCTGCGCAGCGGGAAGAACGCCCGCGACACCATCGCCGCGGTCAAGGCCAAGCTCGACGCGTTGAAGGGCAGCCTTCCGGAAGGTGTGGAGATCGTCACGACCTACGACCGCAGCCAGTTGATCGAGCGGGCGGTTCGCAACCTCAGCCACAAGCTGGTGGAGGAATTCATCGTCGTCGCCCTGGTCTGCGCCGCATTCCTCTGGCATCTGCGTTCCTCCATCGTGGCCATCGTCTCGCTGCCGGTCGGGGTACTGATCGCGTTTGCCGTCATGCGCCACCAGGGCATCAACGCCAACATCATGTCCCTGGGCGGAATCGCCATTGCCATCGGCGCCATGGTCGATGCGGCGGTGGTGATGATCGAGAACGCCCATCGGCGGGTCGAGGCCTGGTACGCCCGCCATCCCGGCGAACAGCTGCGCGGCGAGCAGCACTGGCGGGTGATGACTGAAGCGGCGGCGGAGGTCGGCCCTGCCCTGTTCTTCAGCCTGATGATCATCACCCTGTCGTTCATCCCGGTCTTCACCCTGGAAGCCCAGGAGGGGCGGCTGTTCGGCCCGCTCGCCTTCACCAAGACCTATGCCATGGCCGCCGCTGCCGGGCTTTCCGTCACGCTGGTGCCGGTGCTGATGGGGTACTGGATTCGCGGCCGGCTCCCCTCCGAGCAGAGCAATCCGCTCAACCGTGGGCTGATCCGTCTGTACCAGCCCGCGCTGGATGCCGTCCTGCGCCACCCCCGGACAACCCTGGTGGTGGCGCTGCTCGCCTTCCTGACCGCGCTCTGGCCGGTGTCGCGCCTGGGTGGGGAGTTCCTGCCGCCGCTGGACGAGGGGGACCTGCTCTACATGCCCTCTGCCCTGCCCGGCCTCTCTGCCCAGAAGGCCTCGGAGTTGCTGCAACAGACCGACCGCCTGATCAAAACCGTTCCTGAGGTCGCCAGCGTCTTCGGCAAGGCCGGCCGCGCCGAAACGGCAACCGACCCGGCGCCGCTGGAGATGTTCGAGACCACGGTGCGATTCAAGCCAAGGGATCAGTGGCGGCCCGGCATGACCAGCGAAAAGCTGGTGGAGGAGCTGGACCGCACGGTCAAGGTGCCGGGCCTGACCAACATCTGGATTCCGCCGATCCGCAATCGCATCGATATGCTGGCGACCGGCATCAAGAGCCCCATCGGGGTCAAGGTTTCCGGGACCAGCCTCGCTGACATCGACCAGGTCACCCAGGCCATCGAGCGTGTCGCCCGGGCCGTTCCCGGTGTGACCTCCGCCCTCGCCGAACGCCTGACCGGCGGACGCTACATCGACCTGGACATCGACCGCCACGCAGCCGCTCGCTATGGGCTGAACATCGCTGACGTGCAAGCCATCGTGGCCAGTGCCATTGGCGGCGCGAACGTCGGGGAAACGGTTGAAGGCCTGGCACGCTATCCGATCAACGTGCGCTATCCGCGCGAGTGGCGGGACTCGATCGAAGCGTTGCGGCAACTGCCCATCTACACCGCCACAGGCGGCCAAATCACCCTTGGCGCGGTCGCCAGGGTGTCCATCGTCGATGGACCGCCCATGCTCAAGAGCGAAAACGCGCGTCCCTCCGGGTGGGTCTACATCGACGTGCGGGGACGGGACCTCGCGTCGGTGGTGAAGGACCTGCGCCGGGCGGTGGACCAGTCGGTGAAGCTGTCCCCCGGCATGAGCATCAGCTACTCGGGGCAATTCGAGTTCCTGGAACGCGCCAATGCCCGCCTCAAGCTCGTGGTGCCGGCGACGCTGGTGATCATCTTCGTCCTGCTCTACCTCACGTTCGGGCGCTTCGATGAGGCCTTGCTGATCATGGCCACCTTGCCCTTTGCGCTGACCGGCGGGGTCTGGCTGCTCTACCTCATGGGCTTCAACCTGTCGGTCGCCACCGGTGTCGGCTTTATCGCCCTGGCGGGCGTCGCCGCGGAGTTCGGCGTGATCATGCTGCTCTACCTGAAAAACGCCTGGGCCGAGCGGGAGGACGCGGGGCAAACCACGAATCAGGCCCTGGCAGGCGCCATTCGGGAAGGCGCCGTCCAGCGTGTCCGCCCCAAGGCGATGACCGTCGCCGTGATCATCGCCGGCCTGCTCCCGATCCTCTGGAGCGGCGGTACCGGCAGCGAGGTGATGAGCCGAATCGCG